In Oscarella lobularis chromosome 5, ooOscLobu1.1, whole genome shotgun sequence, the genomic window tgtacgtactccgccggtaggcggagtatatattccgccaagtggtgtacgtatactccaccggaaggcggtgtatatattcaggcaagcggtgtacgtactccgcaggcaggcgatgtatatattccggcaagaggtgtatatattccggcaagtggtgtatgtactccgccggcaggcgatgtatatactccggcaagtggagtacgtactccgccggcaggcggtgtatatattccggcaagcggtgtacgtactccgcaagcaggcgatgtatatattccggcaagtggagtacgtactccgccggcaggcggtgtatatattccggcaagcggtgtacgtactccgcaagcaggcgatgtatatattccggcaagaggtgtacgtactccgcaggcaggcgatgtatatattccgggaagcggtgtacgtactccgccggcaggcgatgtatatattcgggcaagaggtgtatatattccggcaagtggtgtacgtactccgccggcaggcgatgaatatattccggcaagaggtgtacgtactccacaggcaggcggtgcatatattccggcaggcggtgcatatattccagcaagtggtgtacgttctccgccggcaggcgatgtatatattccggcaagtggtgtacgtactccgccggcaggcgatgtatatattccggaaaaaggtgtatatattccggcaagaggtgtacgtactccgccggaaggcggtgtatatattccggagagtggtgaacgtactccgccggctggcggtgtatatattccggaaagaggtgtatatattccggcaaggtgtgtacgtactccgccggcaggcggtgtatatattccggcaggtggtgtacgtgctccgccggcaggcggtgtatatattctgggaagcggtgtacgtactccgccggcaggcggtgtatatattccggcaggcgatctatatattccggcaagtgatgtacgtactccgccggcatgcgatgtatatattccggcaagtggagtatgtactccgccggcaagcggtgtatatatttcggcaagcggtgtatatattccggaaggaAGTCTActtactccgccggcaggcggtgtatatattcctgcagacgtgtacgtactccgccggcaggcggtgtatatattccggcaagcggtgtatatattacggcaagcggtgtacgtactccgcgggcaggcggtgtatatattccggcaggcgtgtacatactccgccggcgagcggtgtatatattccggaaggcagtgtacgtactccgccggcaggcggtgtatatgatccggcaagcggtgtacgtactccgcaggcaggcgatgtatatattcgggcaagcggtgtacgtactccgccggcaggcggtgtatatattccggcaggcgctgtatatattccggtgAGTTGTGTaggtactccgccggcaggcgatgtatatatttcggcaagtggtgtacgtactccgccggcaggcggtgtatatattccggaaggcggtgtatatattccggagagcggtgtacgtactccgccggcaggcgaagAATATAatccggcaagaggtgtacgtactccgcaggcaggcggtgtatatattccggcaggcggtgtatattttccggcaagtggcgtacgtactccgccggcaggtgatgtatatattccgggcaggggtgtacgtatactccgccggcaggcgatgtatatattccggcaagcggtgtacgtatactccgccggcaggcgatgtatatattcgggcaagtggtCTACGTACTCCGACGGCAGGCGGTGgatatattccggcaagtggtgtacgtactccgccggcaggcggtgtatatattacggcaagccgtgtacgtactccggaggcaggcgctgtatatattacggcaagcggtgtacgtaccccgccggcaggcagtgtatatattacggaagcggtgtacatagtccgcgggcaggcggtgtttatattccggcaggcgtatacgtactccgccgggaggcggtgtatatattccggaaagcggtgtatatattccggaaggcagtgtacgtactccgccggaaggcggtgtatatataccggcaggcgtgtacgtactccgccggcaggcggtgtatatactccggagagcggtgtatatattccggagggcagtgtacgtactccgccggcaggcggtgtatatattacggcaagcggtgtacgtactccgccggcaggcggtggatatattacggcaagtggtgtacatactccggaggcaggcggtgtatataatacggcaggcggtgtatatattccggaaggcagtgtacgtactccgccggcaggcggtgtatatattccggcaagcggtgtatatattcctgcaggcgtgtacgtactccgccggcaggcggtgtatagATACCGGCAGGcgcgtacgtactccgccggcacgattacaacggctacaacggctacaacgacaacaacggctacaacggctacaacggccacaacgactacaacggctacaacggtgtatatattccggaaggcagtgtacgtactccgccggcaagcggtgtatatattacggcaagcggtgtacgtattccgcctgcaggcggtgtatatattacggcaagtggtgtacgtactccgccggcaggtggtgtatatgtatcggcaggcgtgtacgtactccgccggcaggcggtgtatatattcctgcaggcgtgtacgtactccgccggcaggcggtgtatatattccggcaggcgtgtacgtactctgccagcaggcggtgtatatattccggcaagcggtgtatatattccggaaggcagtgtacgtactccgccggcaggcggtgtatatattccggaaggcgtgtacgtattccgccggcaggcggtgtatatattccggcaagcggtgtatatattccggaaggcagtgtacgtactttgccgacaggcagtgtatatattccggcaagtggtgtacgcactccgccggcaggcggtgtatacattccggcaggcggtgcatatattccggcaagtggtgtacgtactccgccggcaggcgatgtatatattccggaaaaaggtgtatatattccggcaagaggtgtacgtactccgccggcaggcgatgtataaATTCCgacaagtggtgtacgtactccgccggaaggcggtgtatatattccggagagtggtgtacgtactccgccggctggcggtgtatatattccggaaagaggtgtatatattccggcaaggtgtgtacgtactccgccggcaggcggtgtatatattccggcaggtggtgtacgtgctccgccggcaggcggtgtatatattctgggaagcggtgtacgtactccgccggcaggcggtgtatatattccggcaggcgatctatatattccggcaagtgatgtacgtactccgccggcatgcgatgtatatattccggcaagtggagtatgtactccgccggcaagcggtgtatatatttcggcaagcggtgtatatattccggaaggaAGTCTActtactccgccggcaggcggtgtatatattcctgcagacgtgtacgtactccgccggcaggcggtgtatatattccggcaagcggtgtatatattacggcaagcggtgttTCCTCGACGTCATGCATCGGCACTCGTGATTGCCTCAAAGCAAGAATATTCGCTCGGGAAACGCGCCCTTTAACGCTAATAGATATATCATGCAGGTGAACGAATCGGGGCCGCGATCGACGTGGTCgccgaggaagagaaacgtcgagTTGTTTCGCGGCTCGGCTTTGAGACCGCGGAGAATGCGATCGGGAAGACGGCGCGTTTGGGACGGCGTTTTCGGCGTGTCGTGCAGGAgaccgccgccggcggcggtaCGAAACAATTTAATCAGATCTAAAAATTGGCCGTGAACGTCAccacaaatctaaaaataaaataaataaaaatttattataATCTTCCATCCGCCCACATGGACTAGCGTCCATAGGAAGTCTTATATCTACGTATGTTGTACCGTCACTGGTGCGTCGAGTTCGAGCACATTCGGCTCGCTTTTCACGGCTTCTTCAGCTTCGGCGATTATAGCAAAAAcagtcgattcgtcgatgaGCTTCGCCTAATAGAAATCCATGGGGGGGGGGCGTAAAGGCTATCGGGTTGCTAGGAGCGAGTTTCGcgagtttcttcgtcgaatgcACGCGCGATTGGCCCCAAGCGCTTGTCTGTTTCGCTTCGAGGTGGTTTCGTTATGAAGTTTTACCGTTTCGATGCGGGGATCGATCGCAGACGCGAGTGCGGCGTCTTtttgcgtcgattcgtttcgtGTTTTCGCTACCGCGTTGACGAGCGTCGCGTAGATGTCTTCGAGTCGTACGCGCCGGTCGAGAACGTCCGTCTTCTCCATAAGAACGAGTCGCGGAAATACGCCTTGATACGGGCACTCGGACGAATGTACGATAAACATTTGATCAAAACATACGTGTCGATGTGAAAAGAGAGCAAACGAACATCGATaatggaaagaaaacgaaggaccACGAGGAGCCGCCATTGTTTTAGCGCCAATTTCGACCACGGTACGTCACCGTAAAGAACACGTGAAAAATTGGCGCGAATTTTCTCGACGAACCAGCGACTCGTTGCCCCGGTGAATCCAAGACAATGCCGTCACCAACGGATATTGCATAACGATTGCATCAGCTTTCGTATAAAAGCGGCTGCACGCGGCGCACAGCTTCAGTTCTGGCTAGGTGGGGAAAGCCTAAAGGGCGGAACCCTGGaggtcgtcggcgttgggaAAGCCATGGTCATGTCAACATCAAACGTGCTCAGCCGGTTGCCAATCCTTGCTGAAGCTGTAAGGTGCAGTGGATGAGCGTCGCGCGAGTTCTTCTCGTGGCGCGCGATTGGCACTGGGAAAGTCATAAAAGGTCCGTTGGATGGCTTGGGTCGCGAAGTCTGGCGTCCGCGTTATACCGAGTTGGCGTCAGGCTCAGATCAGTTCACTTTcccgccaaagaaacgtgtgggg contains:
- the LOC136187590 gene encoding protein phosphatase 3 catalytic subunit alpha-like, whose product is MFVCSLFTSTRVFPRLVLMEKTDVLDRRVRLEDIYATLVNAVAKTRNESTQKDAALASAIDPRIETAKLIDESTVFAIIAEAEEAVKSEPNVLELDAPVTICGDVHGQFLDLIKLFRTAAGGGLLHDTPKTPSQTRRLPDRILRGLKAEPRNNSTFLFLGDHVDRGPDSFTCMIYLLALKGAFPERIFLL